One uncultured Jannaschia sp. DNA segment encodes these proteins:
- a CDS encoding SDR family NAD(P)-dependent oxidoreductase yields the protein MDLGLKGKRAVVTAASRGLGLATARSLAAEGVDVVMNARGEEALTEAAAEIRDTFGTDAIPVAADFNTDEGRAALLDAAGEVDILVNNPGVRQVPTPWEEITPDDWRYWLEVHFLSSMQMIQAVAPGMKARKFGRIVNMSVSFIKFPQVGFAHSHAARLALSGATAAMTRDLIGHNVTINTVCPGLFDTDALHTNLHGHAKRGNTTYEAIVQDRKDTCPAGRFADPSECGDLIAYLCSAQAGFMSGQNIVNDGGVYQGLF from the coding sequence TGGGCCTGGCCACGGCCCGCTCGCTCGCCGCCGAGGGCGTCGACGTCGTGATGAACGCGCGCGGCGAGGAGGCGCTGACCGAGGCCGCCGCCGAGATCCGCGATACCTTCGGGACCGACGCGATCCCGGTCGCCGCTGATTTCAACACCGACGAGGGCCGCGCGGCCCTGTTGGACGCGGCAGGCGAGGTCGACATCCTCGTGAACAACCCCGGTGTTCGCCAGGTCCCCACCCCGTGGGAGGAAATCACGCCCGACGACTGGCGCTACTGGCTGGAAGTCCACTTCCTGTCGTCGATGCAGATGATCCAGGCCGTGGCGCCCGGCATGAAGGCTCGCAAGTTCGGGCGGATCGTCAACATGTCGGTCAGCTTCATCAAGTTCCCGCAGGTCGGCTTCGCCCACAGCCACGCGGCGCGGCTGGCGCTGTCGGGTGCGACGGCGGCGATGACGCGCGACCTGATCGGGCACAACGTCACGATCAACACCGTCTGCCCCGGTCTCTTCGACACCGACGCGCTGCACACCAACCTGCATGGCCATGCCAAACGGGGCAACACGACCTACGAGGCGATCGTGCAGGACCGCAAGGACACCTGCCCCGCCGGCCGCTTCGCCGATCCGTCCGAATGCGGCGACCTGATCGCCTATCTCTGCTCGGCGCAGGCGGGCTTCATGTCGGGCCAGAACATCGTCAACGACGGCGGCGTCTACCAGGGCCTTTTCTGA
- a CDS encoding SDR family NAD(P)-dependent oxidoreductase, translating to MAKVALVSGGGRGLGAAITRALLDAGWSLSLGLRDEGQAAQFGADPHRLHVARFDATDTTSVAPWVDDAHARFGRIDALVNNVGIMRMVDFETGSEDDLDAMWDVNAKAPFRLIRAALPHLRASGEGRVINIASTDAKRYRGGTSVGYAMTKHALLAMTQAVRHAGWDDGVRATAICPGAIDTEMVADLPGTTPKPDRLQPETVASMVAFILSLPNQASVPEFISNTRLETVI from the coding sequence ATGGCGAAGGTCGCGCTCGTGTCGGGGGGCGGGCGCGGACTCGGGGCGGCGATTACGCGCGCCCTGCTCGACGCGGGCTGGTCGCTGTCGCTAGGCCTGCGGGACGAAGGACAGGCCGCGCAGTTCGGCGCGGACCCCCACCGCCTCCACGTCGCGCGCTTCGATGCCACGGATACCACGAGCGTTGCCCCCTGGGTCGATGACGCCCATGCGCGGTTCGGCCGGATCGACGCGTTGGTCAACAATGTCGGCATCATGCGGATGGTCGATTTCGAGACCGGCTCCGAAGACGATCTCGACGCCATGTGGGACGTCAACGCCAAGGCCCCCTTCCGCCTGATCCGCGCCGCCCTGCCCCATTTGCGGGCCTCGGGCGAAGGCCGCGTGATCAACATCGCCTCGACCGACGCCAAGCGCTACCGCGGCGGCACCTCGGTCGGATACGCGATGACCAAGCACGCGCTGCTCGCGATGACGCAGGCCGTGCGTCATGCCGGCTGGGACGACGGCGTACGCGCGACCGCGATCTGCCCCGGTGCCATCGACACCGAGATGGTTGCCGACCTGCCCGGCACCACGCCGAAGCCCGACCGCTTGCAGCCCGAGACGGTGGCGTCGATGGTGGCGTTCATCCTGTCGCTGCCCAATCAGGCGAGCGTGCCGGAGTTCATTTCCAACACCCGACTGGAGACCGTCATATGA